GGCTCCAGCTACCCCCGGGCACGCTTTCTCGCCCGTAAGACACCTTCGCCTCGGCGGACTGGGAACTCTGACCAGCACGCCATCGTCCATGCCCGAAGCTGTGTCCCGCGCGTGCACGTAGTTGGCCTGTCTGGCCAACTACGCCGCTCAGTCACAATGGGGAGAGCGCATATGTTCGACCGTCTACCTGACGATCTGGCACGACTGATCACGTTGAGGACCTGGCACGCCATGTGGTTGGAACGCATCGACGCGAAGATCGCCGCTGTCCGCCAGCATGAAGCCGAACGGGAACGCGCCCGCCGCGCCCGGCCGCCCCGGCCGGAATGGGTCGTGGAACTCGGCATCGGGGATGGGCGCCCGCCCCTCGAGGTCCACGCCGGTCACTGCTACGCCATCGGCACACGCCGCCTGGCCGTCAGCCACAACGAAGCCCGCCAGCTCCTCGCCGACGGCGTGCGCGCCTGCAGCCACTGCACACCCGACACCACACTCGAGATCCCGTTGTCCAGCCGCCCGGCCCTTGCCACCACGGCACGCCGACGGTCCCTTGCTGGTCACCAACAGCAAGCCGGACGACCTGAAGGCGTTCCGTGAGACGTACCTGGAGGTATTCGGCCAGGAGAGCGCCTGACGGACCCGCCGGCCGGCCGGTCACCCACCCGGTGGGCCCGGGCCGGCCGCAGCGGCGAGCCGGGGCACTCGCCAGGCGCGTACCCCCGCTCGCCGCCAACCGGCCGCATTCACCTAAGAACGGGGAGTCGTCGACTCCCCGCTCACGCGTTCCCGCGCCCCCTCACGGGTGCGGCCCGCGGCGACCGGGCGGTCCGGGTTGCGCCGCAGGTACTCGCCCTCCAGCTGTGCCATGCGCTCGCCGTGGGCCCGCAGCGCGTCGTTCGAGGCGTAGAGCAGCGTGTCGTGACGCGTGCGGTGGATGGTCTCCAGCTCCTTCATGAGCTGCTGACCATCCAGCCGGGCGACGTCGACTCCGGTCGCGGTCAGGTCCCGCTCCTCATGTTCGTTCATGGCCCCCGGGTACCCACCCCACACGCACTCCCACCGAACGACATCAGAAGATCACCGGACTCCCGCCCTCCAGCCCGCCCGGCCAGACATCCGCAGGCGCCTGGCGGCCTGAGCACACGGGCACCGGACGTAGACCCGCCCGGCCTGCCGACCCCACTGCCCCGCAGCGGCGGGCTACCGCTGTGCCAGTGGCGCCTTGCCGACGCCCGCGAGAGCTGAGGGCCGGCCGTACGCTTCACCGACACCCGCCGCCAGGCAGGCTGACGGGCACCGGTCCACCCGCAGCCCGCCGGTGGAGCCGATCCTGAAGACCACCGCTCCTTGGTCCGGCAAGCGGTTGCACCCGCCGGATGCGGGACAGACGCTCAGCAGATGAGGAGGGCACAAGGAGGGGAGTCGCCGGTGACAGCCGACGCCATATCCGCTGCCGGTCTTTCAGCTGAGCCATCTGCACAGGAGCAGTTGGAGGAACTGCGCGAGGAGAACACGCAGCTTCAACGGGCGGTGCACGCACACGCGGTGGTGGACCAGGCCATCGGGGTCGTCGTCGCCGTGGGCCGGCTGACACCCGAGCAGGGCTGGCACGTCCTGCGGAAGGTCTCCCAGCACACCAACATCAAACTGCGGCACATCGCGGAACACCTCGTCGCATGGGCCCACACCCAGGAGCTGCCCGAGTGCATCAGCGCCCAGCTGCAGCACCAGCTGGAGAGCGCGCACATCCTGCACATCAAAGAATGAGCAGGACGGGACAGGACTGGTGCAGGAAGAAATGGTGACCCGGTCGGTCA
This DNA window, taken from Streptomyces sp. V3I8, encodes the following:
- a CDS encoding DUF6233 domain-containing protein, whose translation is MFDRLPDDLARLITLRTWHAMWLERIDAKIAAVRQHEAERERARRARPPRPEWVVELGIGDGRPPLEVHAGHCYAIGTRRLAVSHNEARQLLADGVRACSHCTPDTTLEIPLSSRPALATTARRRSLAGHQQQAGRPEGVP
- a CDS encoding DUF6158 family protein; its protein translation is MNEHEERDLTATGVDVARLDGQQLMKELETIHRTRHDTLLYASNDALRAHGERMAQLEGEYLRRNPDRPVAAGRTREGARERVSGESTTPRS
- a CDS encoding ANTAR domain-containing protein, with translation MTADAISAAGLSAEPSAQEQLEELREENTQLQRAVHAHAVVDQAIGVVVAVGRLTPEQGWHVLRKVSQHTNIKLRHIAEHLVAWAHTQELPECISAQLQHQLESAHILHIKE